Proteins found in one Microbacterium sp. LWS13-1.2 genomic segment:
- a CDS encoding 3-hydroxyacyl-CoA dehydrogenase family protein encodes MTRIAVVGSGYMGGGMAQVFALAGHDVVISDVTAEIAASNLERIRIETSEFEEQALFPAGATELITANISAAESIEDAVADAEFIEEAVPERIEIKHATLRRISHANPTAVIGSNTSTISITKLAEAVENPERFLGVHFSNPAPFVPGVELIPHLTTAESAIVATEELVAGSGKIGARVRDATGFVLNRLQYALFHEATQLVDEGVATPEDIDAIVRSTFGFRLPFFGPFAIADMAGLDVYAFCYASLQGDFPERFATPAILSERIERGELGTKTGGGFRAIDPKRVPELVAYRNRAYAKMTELLDELGPSPFDAPAAASGQEPAAAPASEPVAEPSR; translated from the coding sequence ATGACCCGGATCGCCGTCGTCGGCAGTGGCTACATGGGTGGCGGCATGGCGCAGGTCTTCGCGCTGGCCGGCCACGATGTCGTGATCTCGGACGTCACCGCCGAGATCGCCGCCTCCAACCTGGAGCGCATCCGTATCGAGACCTCCGAGTTCGAAGAGCAGGCACTCTTTCCCGCGGGCGCGACCGAGCTGATCACTGCCAATATCTCGGCGGCGGAGAGCATCGAGGATGCGGTGGCGGATGCCGAGTTCATCGAAGAGGCGGTGCCCGAGCGGATCGAGATCAAGCACGCGACGCTGCGTCGCATCTCGCATGCGAATCCGACTGCGGTCATCGGCAGCAACACCTCGACCATCTCGATCACCAAGCTCGCCGAGGCCGTCGAGAATCCCGAGCGTTTCCTCGGCGTGCATTTCTCGAATCCGGCGCCGTTCGTGCCCGGCGTGGAGCTCATCCCGCACCTCACGACCGCCGAGAGCGCGATCGTCGCCACCGAAGAACTCGTCGCCGGCAGCGGCAAGATCGGCGCCCGCGTGAGGGACGCGACCGGATTCGTGCTGAACCGGCTGCAGTACGCGCTCTTCCACGAAGCCACGCAGCTCGTCGACGAAGGGGTCGCGACACCGGAAGACATCGACGCGATCGTGCGTTCGACCTTCGGCTTCCGCCTGCCGTTCTTTGGCCCGTTCGCGATCGCCGACATGGCCGGGCTCGACGTCTACGCCTTCTGCTACGCCTCGCTGCAGGGCGACTTCCCCGAGCGCTTCGCGACCCCGGCCATCCTCTCGGAGCGCATCGAGCGCGGCGAACTGGGCACGAAGACCGGCGGCGGCTTCCGCGCCATCGACCCGAAACGCGTCCCCGAGCTGGTCGCCTACCGCAACCGGGCCTACGCCAAGATGACGGAGCTCCTCGACGAGCTCGGTCCCTCGCCGTTCGACGCGCCGGCCGCGGCGTCCGGCCAGGAACCCGCCGCGGCGCCCGCTTCCGAGCCGGTCGCGGAGCCTTCGCGATGA
- a CDS encoding D-arabinono-1,4-lactone oxidase, translating to MSIAGPTAAMTRNWASNVVYGAASVVAPGSLGELADVLGSAGRVKALGSRHCFNTIADTDGVHIVSSALPAEMSIDSGRRVVRASAGMRYGDVAPALHREGWALANLASLPHISLAGAVATGTHGSGDAVGSLASAVAGVELMTADGEVRTYRRGDADFEGVIVSLGALGIVTALELDLVPAFEVTQTVYERLPLDAVLDDLDAVTGLGYSVSMFHTWRDPEVVDQLWVKRRADAPGGPPERVLGAAKASGKRHPLPDVSAESCTDQLGEPGEWYARLPHFKLEFTPSNGEELQSEFLVPRRNAVAAIATMRDLAGRVAPLLQVCELRTVARDDLWLSPAYGTDVLGIHFTWKPDQPGVELLLPLIEQALEPLDARPHWGKLFTLHGAEERMPRLYPRWNDFVALRERLDPRGVFRNDYLTQLGL from the coding sequence ATGAGCATCGCCGGGCCGACGGCGGCCATGACGCGCAACTGGGCCTCCAACGTGGTCTACGGCGCGGCGAGCGTCGTCGCGCCCGGCTCTCTCGGTGAGCTCGCCGACGTGCTGGGCTCGGCCGGGCGCGTCAAGGCGCTCGGCAGCCGCCACTGCTTCAATACGATCGCCGACACCGACGGCGTGCACATCGTCTCGAGCGCCCTTCCCGCCGAGATGAGCATCGACAGCGGGCGCCGCGTCGTCCGGGCGTCGGCGGGGATGCGGTACGGCGATGTCGCCCCCGCGTTGCACCGTGAGGGGTGGGCGCTGGCGAACCTCGCATCGCTGCCGCACATCTCGCTCGCCGGCGCGGTCGCGACCGGAACCCACGGCTCGGGCGATGCGGTGGGCTCCCTCGCGTCCGCCGTCGCGGGCGTGGAGCTCATGACCGCGGATGGCGAGGTGCGCACGTACCGCCGCGGCGACGCCGACTTCGAGGGCGTCATCGTCTCGCTCGGGGCGCTCGGCATCGTCACCGCGCTCGAGCTCGATCTCGTCCCCGCCTTCGAGGTCACGCAGACGGTGTACGAGCGTCTGCCGCTGGATGCGGTGCTCGACGATCTCGACGCCGTCACCGGCCTCGGCTACAGCGTGTCGATGTTCCACACCTGGCGCGATCCCGAGGTCGTCGACCAGCTGTGGGTGAAGCGTCGCGCAGACGCGCCCGGCGGCCCGCCCGAGCGCGTGCTGGGTGCGGCGAAGGCCTCGGGCAAGAGGCATCCGCTCCCCGACGTCTCGGCCGAGAGCTGCACCGACCAGCTCGGCGAGCCGGGGGAGTGGTATGCCCGGCTGCCGCACTTCAAGCTCGAGTTCACGCCGTCCAACGGCGAGGAACTGCAGTCGGAGTTCCTCGTGCCTCGGCGCAACGCCGTCGCGGCGATCGCGACCATGCGCGACCTCGCCGGTCGCGTGGCGCCGCTGCTGCAGGTGTGTGAGCTGCGCACCGTCGCGCGCGACGACCTGTGGCTGTCGCCGGCGTACGGCACCGACGTGCTCGGCATCCACTTCACCTGGAAGCCCGATCAGCCGGGCGTCGAGCTACTGCTGCCGCTCATCGAACAGGCCCTCGAGCCGCTCGACGCGCGCCCGCACTGGGGCAAGCTGTTCACGCTCCATGGTGCAGAGGAGCGGATGCCGCGGCTCTATCCGCGCTGGAATGACTTCGTCGCGCTGCGCGAGCGCCTCGATCCGCGCGGGGTGTTCCGAAACGACTACCTGACGCAGCTCGGGCTCTGA
- a CDS encoding glycoside hydrolase family 95-like protein yields MTIRTGFWSSSAGIDWEHGLIAGTGSLGAVLSGTPTRHSIHVCHEEFFLPVNSAKAAPRIEPAIAEVRAAALAGDAETATAITQRLARDDGYDGSMIWTDPFVPVAELTWSPDTAVEDGQYRRIGDFTTGRVEVEWTDGAGVGSGIALIPDRATGGMSIELWSDHDHSGVLALDFGEAPRDPGEYPSTDYGVFLEPAVPTIDGSRMTLDVKVAEGNLSPFVRENPPSPWPPRHARLIVDLPAGIDAEPESGAVRLRLTAGRTVRLPIRVELFGGIAEAEVAAADTHASLFEACSLDLSSGVDDAVPYDDVLQRARAGDPQGLLAAVELAFASGRHTIISSTGVLPPTLVGIWQGTRRPAWSGDWTQNGNVQHGGVASLIASGTPELLTSYLRAIFRHVDDYAANAQRIFGAPGWLLPARFDSHGNSNHFAPAFPHLYWMAGGAWVLRLAWDQFTATGDVDILREYAWPLASNVMAFTLAVALPGDDGLLHLAPSYSPENTPGNRASPIGVDATMDVAAFRDAARLAIRIADILGEEADRDAWRSFADRLPPYRVTDEGTFAEWLDPTIAEEIGHRHVSQLYPFWYEDDEAASAPELRAAALETIRRKLAWRNEKPWAAGDGRMEMAFGLVGLGLAAARLGDAEAARQCVESLAHDFWRSNAVSTHDGDAIFNVDASGGLPAVVIEMLVQSQPNRISLLPALPNSWSRGSISGVRARGGVVVENLRWDEDVLVSTLRAAGGSAAARDGDVVDVRGPDGEHASVDLSTGPVTVQFPRSIAARPDSGVQHDE; encoded by the coding sequence GTGACCATCCGAACCGGCTTCTGGAGTTCGTCCGCCGGCATCGACTGGGAGCACGGACTCATCGCGGGCACGGGTTCTCTCGGAGCGGTGCTGTCCGGCACACCGACGCGCCACTCGATCCACGTGTGCCACGAGGAGTTCTTCCTGCCGGTGAACTCCGCGAAAGCGGCACCGCGCATCGAACCGGCGATCGCCGAGGTGCGGGCGGCCGCCCTCGCCGGCGATGCCGAGACTGCGACCGCGATCACCCAGCGTCTCGCGCGCGACGACGGCTACGACGGCTCCATGATCTGGACGGATCCGTTCGTGCCGGTCGCCGAACTCACGTGGAGTCCCGACACTGCCGTCGAGGACGGGCAGTACCGGAGGATCGGGGACTTCACCACCGGCAGGGTTGAAGTCGAGTGGACCGATGGCGCAGGTGTCGGCAGCGGCATCGCACTGATCCCGGACCGGGCAACGGGCGGGATGTCGATCGAGCTCTGGTCCGATCACGACCACAGCGGCGTGCTGGCACTGGACTTCGGTGAGGCGCCTCGCGACCCCGGTGAATATCCGTCGACGGACTACGGCGTCTTCCTCGAACCGGCCGTCCCGACCATCGACGGCTCTCGCATGACCCTCGATGTCAAGGTCGCCGAAGGCAATCTGTCACCGTTCGTGCGCGAGAACCCGCCGAGCCCATGGCCGCCGAGGCACGCGAGGCTGATCGTCGACCTGCCCGCCGGCATCGACGCCGAGCCGGAATCGGGCGCCGTGCGTCTGCGTCTGACCGCCGGGCGGACCGTCCGACTCCCCATCCGAGTCGAATTGTTCGGCGGCATCGCCGAGGCCGAGGTCGCCGCGGCCGACACGCACGCGTCCCTGTTCGAGGCGTGCTCGCTCGACTTGAGCAGCGGCGTCGACGACGCCGTGCCCTACGACGACGTGCTGCAGCGGGCGAGGGCCGGTGACCCGCAGGGGTTGCTTGCAGCAGTCGAACTCGCGTTCGCATCCGGGCGCCACACGATCATCTCGTCGACCGGAGTCCTGCCTCCCACGCTCGTCGGCATCTGGCAGGGAACTCGCCGGCCGGCGTGGTCGGGCGACTGGACGCAGAACGGCAATGTGCAGCACGGCGGTGTTGCATCTCTCATCGCGTCGGGCACGCCTGAGCTGCTCACGTCGTACCTGCGGGCGATCTTCCGGCACGTGGACGACTACGCTGCGAACGCGCAGCGGATCTTCGGCGCTCCTGGCTGGCTGCTCCCTGCACGTTTCGACTCGCACGGCAACAGCAACCACTTCGCCCCCGCCTTTCCCCACCTGTACTGGATGGCAGGCGGTGCCTGGGTGCTGCGTTTGGCATGGGATCAGTTCACCGCGACCGGTGATGTGGACATTCTGCGCGAATACGCCTGGCCGCTCGCGAGCAACGTCATGGCCTTCACGCTCGCGGTCGCCCTGCCGGGCGATGACGGCCTCCTACATCTCGCTCCGTCGTATTCCCCCGAGAACACCCCTGGCAACCGCGCCAGTCCCATTGGAGTCGACGCCACGATGGACGTCGCGGCGTTCCGAGATGCCGCGCGTCTCGCCATCAGGATCGCCGACATCCTGGGCGAGGAAGCCGACCGCGACGCTTGGCGTTCGTTCGCCGATCGGCTGCCGCCGTACCGGGTGACCGACGAAGGAACCTTCGCTGAGTGGCTCGATCCCACGATCGCCGAGGAGATCGGGCACCGGCACGTCTCGCAGCTCTACCCGTTCTGGTACGAGGACGACGAGGCAGCCAGCGCACCCGAGCTCCGCGCGGCTGCGCTCGAGACGATCAGGCGCAAGCTCGCCTGGCGCAACGAGAAGCCGTGGGCAGCCGGCGACGGTCGCATGGAGATGGCATTCGGCCTCGTGGGCCTCGGCCTCGCGGCAGCTCGGCTCGGGGATGCCGAAGCCGCGCGACAGTGCGTCGAGTCGCTCGCGCACGATTTCTGGCGCTCGAACGCCGTGTCGACGCACGACGGCGACGCGATCTTCAACGTCGACGCGAGCGGTGGGCTGCCGGCCGTCGTCATCGAGATGCTCGTGCAGTCGCAGCCCAATCGGATCTCGTTGCTACCCGCACTGCCGAATTCGTGGAGCCGGGGATCGATCAGCGGCGTCCGCGCGAGAGGCGGCGTCGTCGTCGAGAACCTCCGCTGGGACGAGGACGTCCTGGTGTCCACGCTGCGTGCCGCCGGGGGCTCTGCGGCCGCCCGGGACGGGGACGTCGTCGACGTTCGCGGCCCGGATGGCGAACACGCATCGGTCGATCTCTCCACCGGGCCGGTCACCGTCCAGTTCCCCCGATCCATTGCGGCCCGACCGGATTCTGGAGTCCAGCACGATGAATGA
- a CDS encoding glycoside hydrolase family 2 TIM barrel-domain containing protein → MQRVLFPHSWEFRERYSAGHTEFESVVLPHDAVLGSSRLDDPALQATGYFPGGDWVYRARLPAPAHWRDRHVMLEFESVYRSAAVFVNGDLAIRRPSGTSTITVELDRYLRYGGDNEIIVEARAHRDARWYTGGGIVRPVHLAIAPRVHVPLDGIVVTTPEHDAEASVVQVVTTVRNLETIPAVRRLETSIVDPSGEVVGVDRTRVSVPPGGSAQVSQRILVMAPRRWSVETPDLYRVDSSLSSGTGDIDPDRSEVQFGIRTLHLDAARGLRINGDSVELRGACVHADNGVIGAATFDRAEARRVALLKSAGFNAIRSAHQPMSRAMLDACDRLGVLVMDELTDVWTRSKSPDDGADQFTDWWQRDLEAMVTKDRNHPSVIIYSIGNEIPEAATRSGSDLSRSMSAEVRRLDPTRYVTAAVNGALFVMDAAVEVDPELLGGAPLHPVDEINARESSLEDRMSALGVTGAVTALTEEAHGAPDIAGMNYLDCRYELDRELLPNRVIVGSETFPTHIDRLWALVRANPQVIGDFTWTGWDYLGEPGLGRMHYADDPPGDGALGPYPFLLAGSGDIDITGERRPASYYREIVYGLRLTAEHAALAVDGRDLGYVVIEIGDADGVRATDADVEVELRIDGPGSLQGFGSAAMVTEESFADAQHRLHDGRALAVIRPTSAGRITVTASASGYVSASVDLEAR, encoded by the coding sequence ATGCAGCGAGTGCTCTTCCCCCACTCGTGGGAGTTCCGAGAGCGGTATTCCGCTGGTCATACCGAGTTCGAGTCGGTCGTGCTCCCGCATGATGCTGTGCTGGGTTCGAGCCGACTCGACGACCCGGCCCTCCAGGCCACCGGGTACTTCCCGGGCGGCGACTGGGTGTACCGCGCGAGGCTCCCGGCACCAGCGCACTGGCGGGACCGTCATGTGATGCTCGAATTCGAATCCGTCTACCGGTCGGCCGCCGTCTTCGTGAACGGCGACCTCGCGATTCGGCGACCGTCGGGAACCTCCACCATCACCGTTGAACTCGACCGGTACCTGCGTTACGGCGGCGACAACGAGATCATCGTCGAGGCGCGTGCCCACCGGGATGCGAGGTGGTACACCGGGGGCGGCATCGTCCGGCCGGTCCACCTGGCAATCGCGCCCCGCGTCCATGTCCCGCTCGATGGCATCGTCGTGACGACCCCCGAGCATGACGCCGAGGCGTCGGTCGTACAGGTCGTGACCACGGTGCGAAACCTCGAGACGATCCCGGCCGTGCGGCGGCTCGAGACGAGCATCGTGGATCCCTCAGGCGAGGTCGTCGGCGTCGATCGCACGAGGGTGAGCGTCCCGCCCGGCGGCAGCGCCCAAGTCAGCCAGCGCATCCTGGTAATGGCCCCACGGCGGTGGTCCGTCGAAACGCCCGACCTCTACCGCGTCGACTCGAGCCTCAGCTCGGGTACCGGTGACATCGACCCCGACCGGAGCGAGGTGCAGTTCGGGATCCGGACACTTCACCTCGATGCGGCCCGCGGCCTGCGCATCAACGGCGACTCGGTCGAGTTGCGCGGCGCTTGCGTGCACGCCGACAACGGGGTGATCGGCGCCGCGACCTTCGATCGCGCGGAGGCGCGCCGGGTCGCCCTGCTCAAGTCCGCCGGTTTCAATGCAATCCGCAGCGCTCATCAACCGATGAGTCGAGCGATGCTCGATGCCTGTGATCGTCTGGGAGTGCTCGTCATGGATGAGCTCACCGACGTCTGGACCAGATCGAAGTCGCCCGACGACGGCGCGGATCAGTTCACGGACTGGTGGCAGCGTGATCTCGAGGCGATGGTGACCAAGGACCGCAACCATCCGAGTGTCATCATCTACTCAATCGGCAACGAGATCCCGGAGGCGGCAACCCGGTCAGGCTCCGACCTATCGAGGAGCATGTCTGCCGAGGTCCGCCGCTTGGATCCGACCCGGTATGTCACGGCCGCCGTCAATGGCGCGCTGTTCGTGATGGATGCGGCCGTGGAGGTCGATCCGGAATTGCTGGGCGGGGCGCCGCTGCATCCGGTCGACGAGATCAACGCCCGCGAGTCGAGCCTCGAGGATCGGATGAGTGCGCTCGGCGTCACCGGCGCGGTGACCGCGCTCACTGAGGAGGCCCACGGTGCCCCCGATATCGCGGGAATGAACTATCTTGACTGCCGGTACGAACTGGACCGCGAGCTGCTTCCGAATCGCGTGATCGTCGGGTCTGAGACCTTCCCCACGCACATAGACCGACTCTGGGCACTTGTACGCGCCAACCCGCAGGTGATCGGCGACTTCACCTGGACGGGGTGGGACTATCTGGGTGAGCCGGGCCTCGGGCGCATGCACTACGCGGACGATCCACCGGGCGACGGCGCACTCGGCCCCTACCCCTTCTTGCTCGCGGGTTCTGGCGACATCGACATCACCGGCGAGCGTCGCCCTGCCTCGTACTACCGAGAGATCGTGTACGGCCTGAGACTGACAGCCGAACACGCGGCGCTCGCCGTCGATGGTCGAGATCTGGGCTACGTCGTGATCGAGATCGGGGATGCCGACGGTGTCAGGGCCACCGATGCAGACGTCGAAGTCGAACTTCGGATCGACGGTCCTGGATCACTCCAGGGATTCGGGAGCGCGGCGATGGTCACCGAGGAATCCTTCGCCGATGCGCAGCATCGACTCCACGACGGCCGCGCGCTGGCCGTGATCCGTCCGACCTCAGCCGGACGAATCACCGTGACGGCGTCGGCTTCCGGGTACGTATCGGCCTCGGTCGACCTCGAGGCACGCTGA
- a CDS encoding enolase C-terminal domain-like protein: MPIITNVRVHDVRFPTSLDADGSDAMNKDGDYSAAYVALETDSELSGYGFTFTIGRGNDLCAEAARQRALPLVGRDVDTLLDDLGATYRELASDTQLRWLGPEKGVVHLAMAAVMNALWDMAARRAGVPLWRLLVEMSPEQLVDAADLRYLSDALTRDEAIAMLRSAAPGRHQRLEELKARGGFPCYTTSAGWLGYSDEKLRTLLRDAVTDGYRHFKLKVGADLDDDRRRLRIAREEIGWDAELMIDANQVWDVPQAIEWINALAEFRPMWIEEPTSPDDVLGHAAIRRAVAPIGVATGEHGMNRVLFKQMFQAGALDFCQLDSARLASVNEILSVYLMAHKFGVPVCPHAGGVGLCELVQHLSIFDYVAVSGSLDKRLTEYVDHLHEHFVDPVIVSNGHYALPSRPGYSAELRDESVQRYRFPDGQYWLERKAQDLLVTTR; this comes from the coding sequence ATGCCGATCATCACCAATGTCCGCGTCCACGATGTGCGCTTTCCCACCTCGCTCGACGCTGACGGTTCCGACGCCATGAACAAGGACGGCGACTACTCGGCGGCCTATGTGGCGTTGGAGACCGACTCCGAGTTGTCCGGGTATGGGTTCACATTCACGATCGGTCGCGGCAACGATCTCTGTGCCGAGGCTGCACGGCAGCGAGCGCTGCCGCTGGTCGGGCGGGATGTCGACACATTGCTCGACGACCTGGGCGCAACCTACCGAGAGCTGGCTTCTGATACTCAGCTGCGGTGGCTCGGTCCGGAGAAGGGCGTGGTCCACCTCGCGATGGCGGCGGTGATGAACGCGCTCTGGGACATGGCAGCGCGACGAGCGGGCGTTCCGCTCTGGCGTCTCCTGGTGGAGATGAGTCCCGAGCAGTTGGTCGATGCCGCCGATCTGCGATACCTATCCGATGCGCTGACCCGCGACGAAGCCATCGCGATGCTGCGTTCGGCGGCCCCGGGCCGGCACCAGCGCCTGGAGGAGTTGAAGGCGCGCGGCGGATTTCCCTGTTACACAACCAGTGCGGGCTGGCTCGGCTACTCAGATGAAAAGCTTCGAACACTGCTTCGCGATGCGGTGACCGACGGGTACCGTCACTTCAAGCTCAAGGTCGGCGCAGACCTGGACGACGACCGCCGGCGGCTTCGTATTGCCCGCGAAGAGATCGGCTGGGATGCCGAGCTCATGATCGACGCCAACCAGGTGTGGGATGTGCCGCAGGCGATCGAATGGATCAACGCACTCGCCGAGTTCCGGCCGATGTGGATCGAGGAGCCCACGAGTCCCGACGACGTGTTGGGGCACGCGGCGATACGCAGGGCTGTCGCGCCCATCGGTGTCGCCACAGGCGAGCACGGCATGAACCGCGTGCTCTTCAAGCAGATGTTCCAGGCAGGGGCTCTCGACTTCTGCCAGCTCGACTCCGCCCGGCTTGCCAGTGTCAACGAGATCCTGTCGGTGTACCTCATGGCACACAAGTTCGGCGTGCCGGTCTGCCCGCACGCCGGCGGAGTCGGGCTGTGTGAGCTCGTCCAGCACCTTTCGATCTTCGACTACGTCGCCGTGTCGGGATCACTCGACAAGCGCCTCACCGAGTACGTCGATCACCTCCACGAACACTTCGTCGACCCGGTGATCGTCTCCAACGGCCACTACGCACTGCCCTCGCGACCGGGATACAGCGCCGAGCTCCGCGACGAGAGTGTGCAACGCTACCGATTCCCAGACGGCCAGTACTGGCTCGAGCGAAAGGCGCAGGACCTGCTGGTGACTACTCGCTGA
- a CDS encoding FadR/GntR family transcriptional regulator, whose protein sequence is MATGADDTATGSGSRSDRVIAIVKEMIASGELQAGDRLPIEKELAARWGVSRGSLREAVRSLAALGVLETKQGDGTYVTQLDPGSLLRPLEFWAGLQEATQSVDLLGVRRVLETESAGLAAVRLTDRDLDELELILTDIDVGLASGELGPESFIDADAAFHQRIAAASGNAALAALIDSLMTRTLRGRLWRAITERDSLGAAHAEHRAILAALRTRDAERARIRMAAHLLGVEVFAAEHPVAGDSRVEPLSE, encoded by the coding sequence GTGGCAACCGGCGCCGATGACACCGCAACGGGCTCGGGCTCCCGTTCCGACCGCGTGATCGCGATCGTCAAGGAGATGATCGCGTCGGGTGAACTGCAGGCCGGCGACCGACTCCCGATCGAGAAGGAGCTCGCCGCACGGTGGGGAGTCTCGAGAGGATCTCTGCGGGAAGCCGTCCGTTCGCTCGCGGCGCTCGGTGTGCTCGAGACGAAGCAGGGTGACGGCACCTACGTCACGCAGCTCGACCCAGGTTCGCTGTTGCGCCCGCTGGAGTTCTGGGCGGGACTGCAGGAGGCGACGCAGTCTGTCGACCTGCTGGGCGTGCGCAGGGTGCTCGAGACCGAGTCCGCTGGACTCGCCGCCGTACGGCTCACCGACCGCGATCTCGACGAGCTCGAGCTGATCCTCACGGACATCGACGTCGGGTTGGCCTCCGGCGAACTCGGCCCCGAGTCATTCATCGATGCGGATGCGGCATTCCATCAGCGGATCGCTGCCGCCAGCGGCAACGCCGCCCTCGCCGCTCTGATCGATAGCCTCATGACCCGGACGCTCCGCGGCCGCTTATGGCGGGCGATCACCGAACGCGACTCGCTCGGTGCGGCACACGCGGAGCACCGGGCGATCCTCGCGGCGCTTCGCACGCGCGACGCCGAGCGGGCTCGCATCCGGATGGCGGCGCATCTCCTCGGCGTCGAGGTCTTCGCGGCCGAGCATCCCGTCGCTGGTGACTCGCGGGTCGAGCCGCTCAGCGAGTAG
- a CDS encoding ABC transporter permease subunit, whose translation MVTPVGGIGLDVGDVTRDLRDRESGRGFRGLRRSFRRHWQLYLLILIPIAYFVVFKYIPMANTIIAFKDYNVVDGVWGSDWAGVKHFERFFSNPIFWPVLRNTFVLSAYVVLASFPIPIILALALNEVRLRFFKNTVQMVTYAPYFISTVVVVSMTILFLSPRVGLAAHVTQFFGLGTIDFLSDPDYFRHIYVLSDIWQTMGYSAVIYLAALAGIDPTLYEAARVDGASRWQKIRHVDIPGLMPTAMIVLVLGVGNVMAIGFEKAFLFQNSLNISQSEIIPTYTYKVGLLSADFSQAAAIGLFNGAINLVLLLAVNALVKRLTGNGLW comes from the coding sequence ATGGTGACCCCGGTCGGCGGCATCGGACTCGATGTCGGCGATGTGACCCGCGATCTCCGCGACCGAGAGAGCGGACGCGGCTTCCGCGGGCTGAGGCGCAGTTTCCGGCGTCACTGGCAGCTGTACCTGCTCATCCTGATCCCGATCGCGTACTTCGTCGTGTTCAAGTACATCCCGATGGCGAACACGATCATCGCGTTCAAGGATTACAACGTTGTGGACGGTGTTTGGGGCAGCGACTGGGCCGGGGTGAAGCACTTCGAGCGCTTCTTCTCGAACCCGATCTTCTGGCCTGTGCTGCGCAACACTTTCGTGCTCTCGGCGTACGTGGTGCTCGCAAGCTTCCCGATTCCGATCATCCTGGCCCTGGCGCTGAATGAAGTGCGTCTGAGGTTCTTCAAGAACACCGTGCAGATGGTGACCTACGCGCCGTACTTCATCTCGACGGTCGTGGTCGTATCGATGACGATCCTGTTCCTGTCGCCCCGCGTCGGCCTCGCGGCCCACGTCACGCAGTTCTTCGGCCTCGGCACCATCGACTTCCTGAGTGATCCCGACTACTTCCGTCACATTTACGTGCTCAGCGACATCTGGCAGACGATGGGCTATTCCGCCGTGATCTACCTCGCCGCGCTCGCCGGGATCGACCCGACCCTGTACGAGGCGGCAAGGGTGGACGGGGCCAGCCGCTGGCAGAAGATCCGCCACGTGGACATCCCGGGTCTCATGCCCACGGCGATGATCGTCCTCGTGCTCGGTGTCGGCAACGTCATGGCGATCGGATTCGAGAAGGCGTTCCTCTTCCAGAACAGCCTGAACATCTCTCAGTCCGAAATCATCCCGACTTACACCTACAAGGTCGGCTTGCTGAGCGCCGACTTCAGCCAGGCAGCAGCGATCGGCCTGTTCAACGGGGCCATCAACCTCGTGCTGCTCCTCGCCGTGAACGCTCTCGTCAAACGACTGACAGGAAACGGACTGTGGTGA
- a CDS encoding carbohydrate ABC transporter permease, with the protein MTTTLDERRSSDAEPPVRKPRPVKAPRRIKESPTDRIFMVGVYILLTTFLLCVLLPLLYIVASSFSDPLAVSSGRVTFWPVDFTLEGYQRALSDNSILTGFTNSLIYTLAGTAISLVLTVAIAYPLSRSDLWGRRGITLFVVFTMLFAGGIIPTYLVVQNLGLLDTRWALILPQAIGVWQVIIAVAFFRTSIPEELYEAAQLDGASDLRFLRTVVLPLSKPLLAVIALMYAIFQWNSYFDALLYLRDPSLYPLQLVLRNVLILNQAAPGLDAAAALERQQLADLLKYSLIVISTVPVMLVYPFVARFFNKGILVGAVKG; encoded by the coding sequence GTGACCACGACTCTGGACGAACGCCGAAGCAGCGACGCCGAGCCGCCGGTGCGCAAGCCGAGACCGGTCAAGGCCCCGCGGCGCATCAAAGAGTCGCCGACCGACCGGATCTTCATGGTCGGGGTGTACATCCTGCTGACGACGTTCCTGCTGTGCGTCCTGCTGCCGCTGCTGTACATCGTCGCTAGCTCCTTCAGCGATCCCTTGGCGGTGTCATCGGGCCGTGTCACGTTCTGGCCCGTCGACTTCACACTCGAGGGCTACCAGCGGGCGCTGAGCGACAACTCGATCCTCACCGGCTTCACCAACTCGCTCATCTACACGCTGGCCGGCACGGCGATCAGCCTTGTCCTGACGGTCGCCATCGCGTATCCGCTCTCCCGCAGCGACCTGTGGGGTCGCCGCGGGATCACGCTCTTCGTGGTCTTCACGATGCTCTTCGCCGGCGGCATCATCCCGACCTACCTGGTCGTCCAGAACCTCGGGTTGCTCGACACGCGATGGGCGCTCATCCTCCCCCAGGCCATCGGCGTCTGGCAGGTCATCATCGCCGTCGCGTTCTTCCGCACATCGATCCCCGAGGAGCTCTACGAAGCGGCCCAGCTGGACGGCGCCAGCGATCTTCGATTCCTCCGGACAGTGGTCCTGCCGCTCTCCAAGCCGCTCCTCGCCGTGATCGCGCTCATGTACGCGATCTTCCAATGGAACTCGTACTTCGACGCGCTGCTCTATCTGCGGGACCCGAGTCTGTACCCCCTGCAGCTTGTGCTCCGCAACGTACTGATCCTCAACCAGGCCGCTCCCGGTCTCGACGCCGCCGCTGCGCTGGAACGCCAGCAGCTCGCCGACCTGCTCAAGTACTCGCTCATCGTCATCTCCACGGTGCCGGTGATGCTCGTGTACCCCTTCGTCGCCCGATTCTTCAACAAGGGGATCCTCGTAGGCGCCGTCAAGGGCTGA